The Longimicrobium sp. genome segment TCACGCCGCGGACGAGCTGGATCTCGTACGGCTGGTAGCCGGGCAGCTCCAGGCGCACCACGTGGTGGTCCCTGCGGGTCAGGTTCAGCGTGGTGGGAGTCACCCCCGCCGGCTGGTCGTCGACGAACACCGCGGCGCCGGTCGGCGAGCTGGAGACGCCCACGTACTGGCTGCCGCCCTGCATGATGGTGGCGCACCCGGCCAGCGCCAGGCCGAGGGCCGCGACGGCGAACCGATTCTTCTTCACGAGAGCTGCTCCTGCGATGAAACAGATGGGGATTGGCGAAGGGAGGAAGTCCAGAAGACGCAACATCTTAACAGGATTCCACGAATCGCGCCACCGCGCTTCGACGCAGGACCGGACCGCGAACCGGGAACGAGGGCGGGGATGCCGAAACGCTTGCCTTCGGTCGGCTTTCGCCTGATTTTGACGGCTCCGGCACACGCTTCCCCCGCCCACCGGGCTCCTCCGCGCCTCCGCGATGTTCGGCTACTACTACGACGCCTTCGGCCTCGTCCTGCTGGCCGTCAACGTGTTCTTCGCCGTGCACGCGTACCGGCGCGGGCGCGCGTGGTGGATCTTCGTGATCTTCTTCTTCCCGCTGGTGGGCAGCCTGGTGTACCTGTTCGCGGAGTACCTCCCCTCGGCGCGCGCGGGCGGGCGGGCGCGCTCGGTGGCCCGCGACGTGGCGCGGATGATCAACCCCGCGGCCGAGATCCGCCGCCTGGAAGACGTGGTGGCGCTCAGCCCCACCGTGAACAACCGCATGGAGCTGGCGCGGGCGTACCTGCGCGCGGGGCGGAAGGAGGACGCGATCCGCACCTACCAGGGCTGCGCGCAGGGGATCTACGCCGACGACCCGAAGCTGCTCTACGAGACGACCATCGCCTACTTCGAGAACGGCGACCTCCCGCAGGCGCGCGAGACGATGGACCGGCTGCGGAA includes the following:
- a CDS encoding PEGA domain-containing protein — encoded protein: MKKNRFAVAALGLALAGCATIMQGGSQYVGVSSSPTGAAVFVDDQPAGVTPTTLNLTRRDHHVVRLELPGYQPYEIQLVRGVSGWVWGNLVFGGLPGLAVDALTGGIYKLTPNTVNATLATGATTLRTGDQLHVQVVLAADPAWQKIGQLTRE
- a CDS encoding tetratricopeptide repeat protein; the encoded protein is MFGYYYDAFGLVLLAVNVFFAVHAYRRGRAWWIFVIFFFPLVGSLVYLFAEYLPSARAGGRARSVARDVARMINPAAEIRRLEDVVALSPTVNNRMELARAYLRAGRKEDAIRTYQGCAQGIYADDPKLLYETTIAYFENGDLPQARETMDRLRKATTLTPEQLLLSARIHEERGDLDEALAEYQRLAGRGAGEEGRARYGLLLQRLGRHDEARAVFDAIVRHARVSSSHYRREEKEWIDIAKRELKEREGSAEGG